A single window of Verrucomicrobiota bacterium DNA harbors:
- a CDS encoding 2-oxoacid:acceptor oxidoreductase subunit alpha, with amino-acid sequence MSTTQTTAASKITKIDEAVIRIAGDSQDGIQVIGGFLARLAGRSEQEVMTFNTIPSTISGGPSIYQVRIGAGEVPSPGDEADLLLAFYQHSYDGHINFLKKGGIVLYDTDHVTPKPEWQTEYHHVGVAISTLTVEAIGGTTRDKGKNIFALGLLAKIYDLNLVRLMELISERFGGRDPKAVTSAITAFRAGHGYAPSGLVETFKFADSVKKKRRQVVMNGNEAIGYGLIAAGVRFGAAYPITPWSDIMELLRRELPKYNGSFIQCEDEIAAMCMALGGSYGGRVAVTGTSGPGLSLKTEALGWAVMAEMPIVIIDVQRGGPSTGLPTQTEQSDLNIACFGSHGDAPRVVIAPTNVKDCFYTAMEAVNIARQYSVPVIVLTDQAIGARIEAFEEPELEHVCQELPIDLSPRPGHKPYDLTAPNGITHHVAPGTALLDGKYPVIPGLEHDEMGHPSAAPKYHIQMTAKRRRKLQVLAETLPVPTVYGAKKGEVLLIGWGSTQGPIREAVDCLQEEGIKVGSLHFRHIFPLPNGLEPILKGFKQILVVELNDEGFYGYGQLGGLLRARYCKDNIKGMNKTDGLTFKVKEIRDRVKAALSANNSDVAETK; translated from the coding sequence CCGTCCACGATTTCCGGCGGCCCCTCCATTTATCAAGTGCGCATTGGTGCTGGCGAGGTGCCCAGCCCGGGCGACGAGGCGGATCTGCTCCTGGCTTTTTACCAACACTCGTATGACGGCCACATTAACTTTCTGAAGAAGGGTGGCATTGTCCTGTATGATACCGATCATGTGACCCCCAAACCGGAATGGCAGACCGAATACCACCACGTGGGCGTGGCCATCTCCACGCTGACGGTTGAGGCGATTGGCGGCACCACCCGGGATAAGGGCAAAAACATCTTCGCCTTGGGTCTGCTCGCCAAAATCTACGACCTGAATCTCGTCCGGCTGATGGAATTGATCAGCGAGCGCTTCGGCGGGCGTGATCCCAAAGCCGTAACCTCCGCCATCACCGCTTTCCGGGCTGGCCATGGCTACGCACCCAGTGGCCTGGTGGAAACTTTCAAATTTGCCGACAGTGTCAAAAAGAAACGCCGCCAGGTGGTCATGAACGGCAATGAAGCGATCGGCTACGGTTTGATCGCTGCCGGCGTGCGCTTCGGTGCCGCGTATCCCATCACCCCGTGGTCGGACATCATGGAGTTGCTGCGGCGCGAGCTACCCAAATACAATGGGTCCTTCATTCAGTGTGAGGATGAAATTGCCGCCATGTGCATGGCCTTGGGTGGCAGTTATGGCGGGCGCGTGGCGGTGACCGGCACCAGCGGTCCCGGGTTATCCCTGAAAACGGAAGCGCTGGGTTGGGCGGTGATGGCGGAAATGCCCATTGTCATTATTGATGTACAGCGGGGAGGTCCTTCGACCGGGCTGCCCACCCAGACGGAACAATCGGATTTGAATATCGCCTGTTTTGGGTCGCACGGGGACGCGCCGCGCGTGGTCATTGCGCCCACCAATGTGAAGGACTGTTTCTATACCGCGATGGAAGCAGTAAACATCGCCCGCCAATACAGTGTGCCGGTGATTGTGTTGACTGACCAGGCGATTGGCGCGCGGATCGAAGCATTTGAGGAGCCTGAGTTGGAGCACGTCTGCCAAGAGTTGCCGATTGATCTTTCACCCCGCCCGGGGCATAAGCCATACGATTTGACCGCGCCCAACGGCATCACCCACCATGTGGCTCCGGGAACGGCGCTGCTGGACGGAAAGTATCCGGTGATACCGGGCTTGGAACACGATGAAATGGGGCATCCTAGCGCGGCACCCAAGTACCATATCCAGATGACCGCCAAACGGCGTCGGAAATTGCAGGTATTGGCGGAAACTTTACCGGTGCCGACTGTCTACGGTGCCAAGAAGGGCGAGGTTCTACTCATTGGTTGGGGTTCCACCCAGGGGCCGATCCGGGAAGCCGTGGATTGCCTGCAGGAAGAGGGGATCAAAGTGGGCAGCCTGCATTTCCGTCACATTTTCCCGTTGCCGAATGGACTGGAGCCCATCCTCAAGGGATTCAAACAGATTCTCGTGGTTGAGTTAAACGATGAAGGCTTTTACGGGTACGGCCAGTTGGGTGGTCTGCTGCGCGCCCGCTATTGCAAGGACAACATCAAGGGAATGAATAAAACCGACGGTCTGACCTTTAAGGTCAAGGAGATACGGGATCGCGTCAAAGCCGCCCTGAGCGCCAACAACTCCGACGTCGCTGAAACCAAGTAA